Genomic DNA from Thermobifida alba:
GACAGATGGCTGTCGTACCAGTAGGTGAGGAACAGGCCCAGGTCGGCCAGCGGGTCGCCGAGGGTGGACAGCTCCCAGTCGAGGATCGCGGCGATGCGAGGACTCGGCCCGGAGACGTCGATGACCGTGTTGTCCAGCCGGAAGTCGCCGTGGACGATCGCGCTGTCGGTCTGCTCGGGCACGCGTTCGTCGAGCAGGGCGAACAGCTTCTCCATATCGGGGAGTTCGCGGGTCGCGGAGCGTTCCCACTGCTGCGCCCAGCGCCGGATCTGGCGGGCGGTGTACCCGGCCGGGCGGCCGAACCCGCCGAGGCCCACCTCTTCGGGGTCGACCCGGTGCAGGGTGGCCAGGGCGTCGACGAGCGCGGTGGAGACCGCGGCGCGGACGTCTTCGGTGAGGGAGCCGGTCTGGGCGGCCGAGCGCAGCACCTGTCCGGCGACGTCCTCCATCACGTAGAACGGCGCGCCGATGACGTTCTGGTCCGTGCACAGGCCCAGCATGCGGGGCACCGGGGTGGGGGTGGCCGCCAGTGCCGCCTGCACGGTGTACTCGCGCACCATGTCGTGGGCGCTGGGCAGGGCGCCCGCCAGCGGCGGGCGGCGCAGGATCACCGTGCCGTCGGCGGTGTGCAGCCGGTAGGTGATGTTGGACAGGCCGCCGGTGATGATCTCGGCCGTCCAGTGCGGTCCCAGGTCCAGG
This window encodes:
- a CDS encoding phosphotransferase family protein is translated as MTTDQHTRRPTEVAGLPREQVAAWLREAVPSLDLGPHWTAEIITGGLSNITYRLHTADGTVILRRPPLAGALPSAHDMVREYTVQAALAATPTPVPRMLGLCTDQNVIGAPFYVMEDVAGQVLRSAAQTGSLTEDVRAAVSTALVDALATLHRVDPEEVGLGGFGRPAGYTARQIRRWAQQWERSATRELPDMEKLFALLDERVPEQTDSAIVHGDFRLDNTVIDVSGPSPRIAAILDWELSTLGDPLADLGLFLTYWYDSHLSEDPAFEPTAHLTDHPGFPAAEEMAERYARSSGRDLSQLSFYRAFGAMKLAVILEGVHARYLSGKTVGEGYGQVARAVPVLTARALSFLRQR